Genomic segment of Polycladomyces abyssicola:
CTGCCGAACAACTGGAAATGATGTTTGAGAGATGGGCCAGGGAAATGCCTGTACGGCAACTGTCTGACCTGGCGATTGACGGAGGCCACCTGATCCAGGCGACGGGGCGTCCTCCCGGTCGATGGGTGGGACAGGCTTTGGCGTATCTGCTGGAGCAAGTAGCGTTGGGACGGTTGCCCAACGACCGTTCCCGATTGTTGGAGGAGGGAAGGCGATTTGGGAAGTGAGATCCGTGAACACCTGTTGGCGTTACTGATCGAGCATGCCGATCAATTCGTATCCGGTGAGGAGATCAGCAGACAGCTGGGTTGTACCCGTACGGCGATCTGGAAGCATATCGACGAATTGAGGAAGGCAGGATATGAAATCGAAGCTAGACCGAAAGCGGGGTATTGTCTCCGGTATCAGCCGGATCGGATTGCGCCAGAGGAGATCAAGGCGTTGCTCTCCACGCGACGGTTCGGACATGCTATTCATTATGTGGAATCGGTGGATTCGACGCAGTGGCTGGCTCACCAGGGCGTGCGCTCCGGTGCGAAGGAGGGAGCCCTGTTTCTCGCCGACGAGCAGACACAGGGCCGCGGACGTATGGGGCGCAAATGGCACTCGCCGCCGCGGTCCGGTATTTGGATGAGTTTGTTGTTACAGCCACAAATCCCGCTCAATCTCGCTCCACAGTTGACCTTGATGGCGTCAGTCGGGGTAACGCGGGCCATCCGACGGGAAACGGGTTTGCCGGTCACCATCAAATGGCCCAACGACCTGTTGATCGACGGGAAAAAAGTATGCGGTA
This window contains:
- a CDS encoding biotin--[acetyl-CoA-carboxylase] ligase, which encodes MGSEIREHLLALLIEHADQFVSGEEISRQLGCTRTAIWKHIDELRKAGYEIEARPKAGYCLRYQPDRIAPEEIKALLSTRRFGHAIHYVESVDSTQWLAHQGVRSGAKEGALFLADEQTQGRGRMGRKWHSPPRSGIWMSLLLQPQIPLNLAPQLTLMASVGVTRAIRRETGLPVTIKWPNDLLIDGKKVCGILTELRGEQDQIHYVVLGIGMNVNTPAASFPEDLKTIATSLAAESGRTYRRAKLIAAILEELEHVYDLYLTEGFEPIRHSWESFACMLGQSVTAHTPQGPRQGIARGLHASGALLLETDEGVVVPVYSADIRQV